A genomic region of Tsukamurella pulmonis contains the following coding sequences:
- a CDS encoding aldehyde dehydrogenase family protein — translation MTTTESVLDTAVAELQQGERTWAATPLAERRALLEAVGEATAAIAREWVDVAAGVKGLPADSPLVGEEWLSGPYSVITACEALAASLQALEEGRSPVDGFAVTAAPGGRSAVEVLPHTAFDRLLLSGFSAQVWTVPGVDVEAVRERAGLGELDPTVTHGIAGVLGAGNIFSIPPLDTLYQLYADNRVVLLKLNPVTDPLLGVYRAAFAPLIERGVVRIVTGGADVGGALVGHPGVTTVHMTGSARTHDAIVFGTGAEGAQRKAENRPLLDKAITSELGGVSPTIVVPGEWSAADLRFQAEHLATQRLHNNGYNCVASQVAVVSADWPQKDEFLRELRAAFDRAPSRRDYYPGSADRVAAARAGYGERAQAVGPDGARTLLFGLQADATEEALHTEYFAPVYGVLELPGDATSFLAAAVRAANEDFEGTLGVNIVADPATIKALGPAFEQAIADLRYGTIAVNAWTGVGYLTARASWGAFPGHTIDDVQSGIGVVHNALLLDDVERTVVRGPFRPTPRSVLGGELSMSPKPPWFVTNRTGATTAERLTAFAAKPSWRKLPGIFASALRG, via the coding sequence ATGACCACCACCGAATCAGTCCTCGACACCGCCGTCGCCGAGCTCCAGCAGGGCGAGCGCACCTGGGCGGCCACCCCACTCGCCGAGCGGCGCGCCCTGCTCGAGGCGGTCGGCGAGGCCACCGCCGCGATCGCGCGGGAGTGGGTCGACGTCGCCGCCGGCGTCAAGGGCCTGCCCGCCGACTCGCCGCTGGTCGGCGAGGAGTGGCTCAGCGGGCCGTACTCGGTGATCACCGCGTGCGAGGCGCTCGCCGCCTCGCTGCAGGCGCTCGAGGAGGGCCGCAGCCCGGTCGACGGGTTCGCCGTCACCGCGGCGCCGGGCGGGCGCTCGGCCGTGGAGGTGCTGCCGCACACCGCCTTCGACCGGCTCCTGCTCAGTGGTTTCAGCGCGCAGGTGTGGACGGTGCCGGGCGTGGACGTCGAGGCGGTCCGCGAGCGCGCGGGCCTCGGCGAGCTCGACCCGACCGTCACGCACGGCATCGCCGGCGTCCTCGGCGCGGGCAACATCTTCTCCATCCCGCCACTGGACACCCTCTACCAGCTCTACGCCGACAACCGCGTCGTGCTGCTCAAGCTCAACCCGGTGACCGACCCACTGCTGGGCGTCTACCGCGCCGCGTTCGCGCCACTCATCGAGCGCGGGGTCGTCCGCATCGTGACCGGCGGCGCCGACGTCGGCGGCGCGCTGGTGGGCCACCCCGGCGTCACCACCGTGCACATGACCGGTAGTGCCCGCACCCACGACGCCATCGTCTTCGGCACGGGAGCCGAAGGGGCGCAGCGCAAGGCGGAGAACCGCCCGCTGCTGGACAAGGCGATCACCAGCGAACTGGGCGGCGTCTCGCCGACGATCGTGGTGCCGGGCGAGTGGTCGGCCGCCGACCTGCGGTTCCAGGCCGAGCACCTCGCCACGCAGCGCCTGCACAACAACGGCTACAACTGCGTCGCCTCGCAGGTGGCCGTCGTCAGCGCGGACTGGCCGCAGAAGGACGAGTTCCTGCGCGAGCTGCGCGCCGCGTTCGACCGCGCACCGTCGCGCCGCGACTACTACCCGGGCTCGGCCGATCGCGTCGCCGCCGCCCGGGCCGGGTACGGCGAGCGGGCGCAGGCGGTGGGGCCCGACGGTGCCCGTACCCTCCTGTTCGGCCTGCAGGCGGATGCGACCGAGGAGGCGCTGCACACCGAGTACTTCGCGCCGGTCTACGGCGTGCTCGAGCTGCCCGGCGACGCCACGAGCTTCCTCGCCGCGGCCGTCCGCGCCGCCAACGAGGACTTCGAGGGCACGCTCGGCGTGAACATCGTCGCCGACCCCGCGACCATCAAGGCGCTCGGCCCGGCGTTCGAGCAGGCGATCGCCGACCTGCGCTACGGCACCATCGCCGTGAACGCCTGGACCGGCGTGGGTTACCTGACCGCCCGCGCGTCGTGGGGCGCGTTCCCGGGCCACACCATCGACGACGTGCAGAGCGGCATCGGCGTGGTGCACAACGCGCTGCTCCTCGACGACGTCGAGCGGACCGTCGTGCGCGGGCCGTTCCGCCCGACCCCGCGGTCGGTGCTGGGCGGCGAGCTGTCGATGTCGCCGAAGCCGCCGTGGTTCGTCACCAACCGCACCGGCGCGACGACCGCCGAGCGCCTGACCGCCTTCGCCGCGAAGCCCTCGTGGCGCAAGCTGCCCGGCATCTTCGCCTCCGCCCTGCGCGGCTGA
- a CDS encoding crotonase/enoyl-CoA hydratase family protein: protein MTDSFETIRWSVDDDGIATLVLDRPDQLNAFSVTMARELTEFFQVHAHSDDIRAVVVTGAGRAFCAGMDLTGEGNVFGLDESLRPTPEEFAAAYDQEPYETGVRDTGGKLTLAIHALPKPVIAAINGPAVGIGATMTLAMDTRLASTKARIGFVFGRLGIVMEACSSWFLPRIVGPAQALEWVYSADILTAEQAREGRLVRSLHEPDELVPAAQELARSWVKGRSAAGIAINKQLIYRGLGAAKPLDQHLMDSLGMYYTSIGDGKEGVAAFLEKRAPEFTSKASEVPRIVAD from the coding sequence ATGACTGATTCCTTCGAGACCATCCGCTGGAGCGTCGACGACGACGGCATCGCGACCCTCGTCCTGGACCGGCCCGACCAGCTCAACGCCTTCAGCGTCACGATGGCGCGCGAGCTGACCGAGTTCTTCCAGGTGCACGCCCACAGCGACGACATCCGCGCGGTCGTCGTCACGGGCGCCGGCCGCGCGTTCTGCGCCGGCATGGACCTCACGGGCGAGGGCAACGTCTTCGGCCTCGACGAGTCGCTGCGCCCGACCCCGGAGGAGTTCGCCGCCGCCTATGATCAGGAGCCCTACGAGACCGGCGTGCGCGACACCGGCGGCAAGCTCACCCTGGCGATCCACGCGCTCCCCAAGCCGGTGATCGCCGCGATCAACGGCCCCGCCGTCGGCATCGGCGCGACGATGACCCTCGCGATGGACACCCGCCTCGCGTCGACGAAGGCCCGGATCGGCTTCGTCTTCGGCCGCCTCGGCATCGTGATGGAGGCGTGCTCGAGCTGGTTCCTGCCCCGCATCGTCGGCCCCGCGCAGGCGCTGGAGTGGGTCTACTCCGCCGACATCCTCACCGCCGAGCAGGCGCGTGAGGGCCGCCTCGTGCGCAGCCTGCACGAGCCCGACGAGCTGGTGCCCGCCGCGCAGGAGCTCGCGCGCTCGTGGGTCAAGGGCCGCTCCGCCGCCGGTATCGCGATCAACAAGCAGCTGATCTACCGCGGTCTCGGCGCCGCGAAGCCGCTGGATCAGCATCTGATGGACTCGCTCGGCATGTACTACACCTCGATCGGCGACGGGAAGGAGGGCGTGGCCGCGTTCCTGGAGAAGCGGGCGCCCGAGTTCACCTCGAAGGCGTCCGAGGTGCCGCGCATCGTCGCCGACTGA
- a CDS encoding SLC13 family permease, which produces MTAPQILSVVLLLAVLVVAIGRRMNIGVLALAAALPVLAVSGFDAKAMYTAFPGDIFVLIAGVSLLFAHLERSGALALVVDRVYAAIGDRHGLLPWAGFAIGAALSTAGAFSTAPIAFLVPMIAHVGVRAPRMFLLSELAVVIGANSAGLSPLNPTGAVVRTAADKAGVHYSGWGLWAVSMAVAVTVVVILQALTALARRRGHPVEATPAPAAADEQGGPSNRWYMAASGAALIAFVALVVLAGTDVGVTAICLAALLQIAFPTAADERALLARIPWNSILLLCGLLTYLGLMQKIGTMDSIAEILRHLGTGALLILVIAYLTALLCNIESSTLGVLGLMTPIAFAAFGHTGVVFWVTAAICVPSALMVMNPIHVAGTLIIGNTAPDEQDRLFRRLLTLAGALAATAPGLLSLIPIALL; this is translated from the coding sequence GTGACCGCGCCGCAGATCCTCTCGGTCGTCCTCCTCCTCGCCGTCCTGGTCGTCGCCATCGGGCGGCGGATGAACATCGGCGTCCTGGCGCTGGCGGCCGCACTGCCCGTGCTCGCCGTCTCCGGATTCGACGCCAAGGCGATGTACACCGCCTTCCCCGGCGACATCTTCGTGCTCATCGCGGGCGTCTCCCTGCTCTTCGCGCACCTCGAACGCAGCGGTGCCCTCGCGCTCGTCGTCGACCGGGTCTACGCCGCCATCGGCGACCGCCACGGACTGCTCCCCTGGGCCGGCTTCGCGATCGGCGCGGCGCTGTCGACGGCGGGCGCGTTCTCGACGGCGCCGATCGCCTTCCTCGTGCCGATGATCGCGCACGTCGGGGTCCGCGCGCCGCGGATGTTCCTGCTCAGCGAACTGGCGGTGGTCATCGGGGCGAACTCGGCGGGGCTCTCGCCGCTGAACCCGACGGGCGCGGTGGTCCGCACCGCCGCGGACAAGGCCGGCGTGCACTACTCGGGCTGGGGCCTGTGGGCCGTCTCGATGGCGGTGGCCGTGACGGTGGTGGTGATCCTGCAGGCCCTGACCGCCCTCGCCCGGCGGCGGGGGCACCCCGTCGAGGCCACCCCCGCGCCGGCGGCGGCGGACGAGCAGGGCGGACCGTCGAACCGGTGGTACATGGCGGCGTCGGGCGCGGCCCTGATCGCGTTCGTCGCGCTGGTGGTGCTGGCGGGGACGGACGTGGGCGTCACCGCGATCTGCCTCGCGGCGCTGCTGCAGATCGCGTTCCCCACGGCCGCCGACGAGCGGGCGCTGCTCGCGCGCATCCCGTGGAACTCGATCCTGCTGCTGTGCGGGCTGTTGACCTACCTCGGGCTGATGCAGAAGATCGGGACGATGGACTCGATCGCCGAGATCCTGCGGCACCTGGGAACCGGGGCGCTGCTCATCCTCGTCATCGCGTACTTGACCGCGCTGCTGTGCAACATCGAGAGCTCGACGCTCGGCGTGCTCGGGCTGATGACGCCGATCGCCTTCGCCGCCTTCGGGCACACCGGCGTCGTGTTCTGGGTGACGGCGGCGATCTGCGTGCCGTCCGCCCTCATGGTGATGAACCCGATCCACGTGGCCGGGACGCTCATCATCGGCAACACGGCGCCCGACGAGCAGGACCGGCTGTTCCGGCGGCTGCTCACGCTCGCGGGCGCGCTCGCCGCCACCGCACCCGGGCTGCTGAGCCTGATCCCCATCGCCCTGCTCTGA
- a CDS encoding GNAT family N-acetyltransferase: protein MEIRDARPADLPAILVIHNDAVENSTAIWSEEKADLAEREAWLAERRAGGFPVLVAIVDGELGGYATYGPFRAKSGYRHTVENSVYVADGFYRRGIAEALMKALIERAEQSDVHVVVAAIEESNHASVALHRKLGFRVTGQMPQVGIKFGRWLDLVLMQKIL, encoded by the coding sequence ATGGAGATCCGCGACGCCCGACCGGCCGACCTTCCGGCGATCCTCGTCATCCACAACGATGCCGTGGAGAACTCGACCGCCATCTGGTCCGAGGAGAAGGCCGACCTCGCCGAGCGCGAGGCGTGGCTGGCCGAGCGCCGCGCCGGTGGGTTCCCTGTCCTCGTCGCCATCGTCGACGGTGAGCTCGGCGGGTACGCCACGTACGGCCCGTTCCGGGCCAAGTCGGGGTACCGGCACACCGTCGAGAACTCGGTGTACGTCGCGGACGGCTTCTACCGCCGCGGGATCGCCGAGGCCCTGATGAAGGCGCTGATCGAGCGCGCCGAGCAGTCCGACGTGCACGTCGTCGTCGCCGCGATCGAGGAGTCGAACCACGCCTCGGTCGCGCTGCACCGCAAGCTCGGCTTCCGGGTCACCGGTCAGATGCCGCAGGTGGGGATCAAGTTCGGCCGCTGGCTGGACCTGGTCCTCATGCAGAAGATCCTGTGA
- a CDS encoding molybdopterin-dependent oxidoreductase has protein sequence MTSPSPTGPPAFRQPVVAARIGMLLGVCIVICFATGLFSHFLQHPPAWFDAPRSPYWLFQATQGLHVATGVAAIPLLILKIAVVYPKLFERPVFGGPKRIAERLSTGAIVLSMSFQLFTGLLNIAQWYPWKFFFPAAHYATAFVVLGAVGVHLAIKMPIVREAFRRGTEKAYTPGVSRRTVLTAGVAAAGLAVVTIGTQSIPGLHRLAVLAPRSGRGPQGMPVNRTAAAAGVTESARAEEFRLVIQGPRTVELTLAQLQAMPQHTVHLPIACVEGWTQYGWWTGVRIADLAALAGLDDTDLRFASLERGLYAQSTMEAAKVRDETSLIALRLSDEELDIDHGYPCRVIAAARPGVHQTKWVTRIEAA, from the coding sequence ATGACCAGCCCGTCGCCCACGGGGCCGCCCGCGTTCCGCCAGCCGGTGGTGGCCGCGCGGATCGGCATGCTGCTGGGCGTCTGCATCGTGATCTGCTTCGCCACCGGACTTTTCAGCCACTTCCTGCAGCATCCGCCCGCCTGGTTCGACGCGCCGCGCTCGCCGTACTGGCTCTTCCAGGCGACGCAGGGGCTGCACGTCGCGACCGGCGTCGCCGCGATCCCGCTGCTCATCCTCAAGATCGCGGTGGTGTACCCGAAGCTGTTCGAGCGACCGGTCTTCGGCGGGCCCAAGCGGATCGCGGAGCGACTCTCGACGGGTGCCATCGTGCTCTCGATGTCGTTCCAGCTCTTCACCGGCCTGCTCAACATCGCGCAGTGGTACCCGTGGAAGTTCTTCTTCCCGGCCGCGCACTACGCGACCGCCTTCGTGGTCCTCGGCGCGGTGGGCGTGCACCTGGCCATCAAGATGCCGATCGTGCGCGAGGCCTTCCGCCGCGGCACCGAGAAGGCGTACACGCCCGGGGTTTCGCGGCGGACCGTCCTCACCGCCGGCGTCGCCGCCGCCGGGCTCGCGGTGGTCACCATCGGCACGCAGTCGATCCCCGGCCTGCACCGCCTCGCCGTGCTCGCGCCGCGGTCGGGCCGCGGCCCCCAGGGCATGCCCGTCAACCGCACCGCGGCCGCGGCCGGGGTGACGGAATCGGCGCGCGCGGAGGAGTTCCGGCTGGTGATCCAGGGCCCCCGCACGGTGGAGCTCACGCTCGCGCAGCTGCAGGCGATGCCCCAGCACACCGTGCACCTGCCGATCGCCTGCGTCGAGGGCTGGACCCAGTACGGGTGGTGGACGGGCGTGCGGATCGCCGACCTCGCCGCGCTGGCCGGCCTCGACGACACCGACCTGCGGTTCGCCTCGCTCGAGCGCGGCCTCTACGCGCAGTCGACGATGGAGGCCGCGAAGGTGCGCGACGAGACCTCGCTGATCGCACTGCGATTGAGCGACGAGGAGCTCGACATCGACCACGGCTACCCGTGCCGCGTGATCGCAGCCGCACGGCCCGGCGTGCATCAGACCAAATGGGTGACGAGGATCGAGGCGGCATGA
- a CDS encoding class I SAM-dependent methyltransferase produces the protein MAGRSGELQTARGDVHRLPVGRWLGHDRADASVIATVIAWCHGPTVDLGCGPGRIVDLLLRRGIPALGVDDSPQAVRLTRERGAAALRRDVFAPLPGEGRWSHAILLDGNIGIGGDPVRLLRRAAALVEVGGSVVVEVEPTEVGVVQEAVRVRAAGGHSLWFPWARVGFDALDGLAEAAGLRPVRRLDHPSGRRCVELVR, from the coding sequence ATGGCGGGCCGCAGCGGTGAGCTGCAGACCGCCCGCGGCGACGTGCACCGCCTGCCGGTGGGGCGCTGGCTCGGCCACGACCGTGCCGACGCCTCGGTGATCGCCACCGTCATCGCGTGGTGCCACGGCCCGACGGTGGACCTCGGGTGCGGCCCGGGACGGATCGTCGACCTGCTGCTGCGACGCGGCATTCCCGCACTCGGCGTGGATGATTCGCCGCAGGCCGTGCGCCTGACCCGGGAGCGGGGCGCGGCGGCGCTGCGCCGCGACGTGTTCGCGCCACTACCGGGCGAGGGCAGGTGGTCGCACGCGATCCTGCTCGACGGGAACATCGGAATCGGCGGGGATCCGGTGCGCCTGTTGCGCCGGGCGGCCGCCCTCGTGGAGGTCGGAGGAAGCGTGGTCGTCGAAGTGGAGCCGACGGAGGTCGGCGTCGTGCAGGAAGCGGTGCGGGTCCGGGCGGCCGGAGGGCACTCCCTCTGGTTCCCCTGGGCGCGCGTCGGATTCGATGCACTGGACGGCCTGGCGGAGGCCGCCGGGCTACGGCCGGTGCGCCGGCTGGACCATCCGTCCGGCCGCCGGTGCGTGGAGCTGGTCCGATGA
- a CDS encoding TIGR04282 family arsenosugar biosynthesis glycosyltransferase, whose amino-acid sequence MNTVLVVAKAPVPGLVKTRLTSAYTPRDAARLAAAALRDTLCAALAVPGARCAVALGGLLDDALDRDELRILLARCTVFPQAEGGLAQRLVAAHERAAELGGGPVLQIGMDTPQVRPELLALSLEASRRCATLGPAVDGGWWALGVPEGAASRLTCLLDVPMSTAHTGERTREALIAAGLAPRALPPLRDVDRPDDVVAVAATCGAGSWFRRAAHTLHPGAGRCA is encoded by the coding sequence ATGAACACGGTGCTGGTCGTCGCGAAGGCGCCCGTCCCGGGGCTGGTGAAGACCCGTCTGACCAGTGCCTACACCCCGCGGGACGCAGCCCGGCTCGCCGCGGCCGCGCTCCGCGACACGCTCTGCGCCGCGCTCGCCGTTCCCGGCGCGCGGTGCGCGGTGGCGCTCGGCGGCCTTCTCGACGACGCCCTGGACCGCGACGAGCTGCGGATCCTGCTCGCTCGCTGCACGGTCTTCCCCCAGGCCGAGGGCGGCCTGGCGCAGCGGCTCGTCGCCGCCCACGAGCGCGCCGCCGAACTCGGCGGTGGGCCGGTCCTGCAGATCGGCATGGACACCCCGCAGGTGCGGCCGGAGCTGCTGGCGCTCAGCCTCGAGGCATCCCGACGGTGCGCGACGCTCGGCCCCGCCGTGGACGGGGGCTGGTGGGCGCTCGGCGTGCCCGAGGGCGCGGCCTCCCGCCTCACCTGCCTGTTGGACGTGCCCATGTCGACCGCGCACACGGGCGAGCGCACTCGCGAGGCGCTCATCGCCGCCGGTCTGGCCCCGCGGGCGCTCCCGCCGCTGCGGGACGTGGACCGGCCCGACGACGTGGTCGCCGTCGCTGCGACCTGCGGCGCCGGCTCATGGTTCCGGCGGGCCGCGCACACGCTGCACCCGGGCGCCGGGCGGTGCGCATGA
- a CDS encoding glycosyltransferase family 2 protein: MTEIEPEAVTVVIPCRNEAESIGPVIDALPAGYTALVVDNGSTDGTAEIARRAGARVVTEPRPGYGSAVHAGIAAARTEVVCTVDGDGSMDPGELVPLVAAVRDGADLAVGRRRPDPAEVWPWHARLGSALVAARLRGRYGLPLHDIGPMRAVRREAVLGLGVVDRRSGYPVELLARAGAAGWRVVEHPVRYGPRTGGRSKVSGSITGSMRATADFLRAAR; this comes from the coding sequence ATGACTGAGATCGAGCCGGAGGCGGTCACCGTGGTGATCCCCTGCCGGAACGAGGCGGAGTCGATCGGTCCGGTGATCGACGCGCTGCCGGCGGGGTACACCGCCCTCGTGGTCGACAACGGCTCCACCGACGGCACCGCGGAGATCGCGCGCCGGGCGGGCGCGCGGGTGGTCACCGAGCCGCGGCCCGGGTACGGGAGCGCCGTGCACGCCGGGATCGCCGCCGCCCGGACGGAGGTCGTGTGCACCGTCGACGGTGACGGATCGATGGACCCCGGTGAGCTCGTCCCGCTGGTCGCGGCCGTCCGCGACGGTGCGGACCTGGCCGTGGGGCGCCGCCGCCCCGACCCGGCCGAGGTGTGGCCCTGGCACGCCCGCCTGGGCTCCGCGCTCGTCGCGGCGCGGCTTCGCGGCCGGTACGGACTGCCCCTGCACGACATCGGCCCGATGCGCGCGGTCCGCCGTGAGGCGGTACTGGGCCTCGGCGTCGTCGACCGGCGCTCCGGGTACCCCGTCGAGTTGCTGGCCCGCGCCGGCGCGGCGGGCTGGCGCGTCGTCGAGCACCCGGTGCGGTACGGCCCGCGCACGGGCGGTCGATCGAAGGTCTCCGGGTCGATCACCGGCTCGATGCGGGCCACCGCCGACTTCCTGCGGGCGGCGCGATGA